In Haloarcula limicola, the genomic stretch GCCGTAGTCGCCGAGATCGACGTACACCGGGACCACCGGACAGCCCCGCCGCATCAGTTTCCACGCAGCGACCGGCGAGTCGATGCCGCCGCTGAGGAGCGCGACGACCGGGCGCTGGGTGCCCAGCGGCATCCCGGCGGGTCCCGCCCGCTTCTCCAAGAAGACGTACGCCTCCTCGGCGCGGCACTCGACGAACAGGCGGAACTCCGGGTCCTCTAGGTCCACCGTCGGTTCGCGGCCCAGCGATTCGATGGCTCCCCACACCGCCGAACCGCCCTCCGACTCGATGTCGGTGCTGGCGAAGGGGTGGGCGTCCGCCGGGCCGGCCCGCCGCGCGTCGACGGCGAAGGACCCCCCGTCGTAGTGGGCTTCGGTGGCCGCCGACAGCGCGTCTCCGATGGCGTCGAGCGTCGGATCCACGACCGCGGCCGGCGACGCCGAGACGACGCCGAAGGTGTCCGCCGCCGCGTCCGTGACGCCCTCGGGGTCGTCCGTGTGGACGAACAGCCGATTCCGCCGCTGTTCGACGGTCCCGTCGAGGCCGCGGGCGTCGAGCATCGCCCGGAGGTTCTCCGCCAGTCTGGTCTCCATCTTCCGGCGGACCTGCTCGCTCTTGACGCCCACCTCGCCGTGGCGAACGAGGACGACGTCGGCGTCGGGCGGGTGCATACCGCTCCTTGCCGAATGGCGGATAAATGGGTGTCGTTCGGGGAGCCTCGACGCCGGTCCGAATACACCCGACAGTCCCGTCGAAATTCTCTGTCACGGAGTACGTTCACCCTCGGCGGTCAGTACAGCACTCTCACAGGTCGCCCCGTTCGGAAACCACGGGAGCGTGAAATCGCGTAGCGAAGCCACATTTTAACCCCCCATGCGGACGACAGCGCTAGAAGTGAACCAACGGACCGTCACAGTACGGGGTGAGTCGGTAGAGCAGTTATCGGCGGCGCTGTACGACGAACTGCGCCGAACCGACGAGGAACAGAACGGGAGTACGATGCAGCTGGGCGGGTCGCTGTACGGCGGTTCGAGTCAGGACGACGACGCGGCTATACAGCGGTACGAAGGCGATGGGTTCGACGTCATCGTGGTCGAGCGGTACTATCTCCGGACGAACTCGGACCTACAGACGACGATTATCGTCGAGCGAGAGGCCGCGGAGCGGGCGTCCGTGACTATCGTCGCCGGTGGCGGCGCAACTGGGCTGGGGCCGCTGAGCTGGGGTTTGGGCTCGGAATCGGCCGATACCGAAGCCGTCGTCTCCGTCCTTACGGACGTGTGTGACCGGCTGGGACTGCTGATCGAGTGAGCAGCCGCGGCATCTCCAGCGCCGTACCCGACCTACGCTCTCGGCTCACGTCTCTGTGAGCGTTTGCTCCTCTCTGAGGGTTTCACGGGACGCTACTCCTGACTGACGACGGCTACTCCGCCGCCCGGTCGCCTCGCTCCTCGCCCGGCGGGTCCGGCCGCGTGGCGGAGACGACGTTCTGGATGTAGCGCATCCCCGAAGCGATCGCCATCACGCTGTCCATCAGGGCCTGCTGTGTCGTCTCCTCGGAGTAGAGCCGATGCTCCATCTGTATCAGTTCGGCGTCCCGGAGTTCGCAGGCGTCGTCGTTCTCGTCGAGGAACGTGTAGAATCCCGGCGTCGTCGCGAGTATCGGTCCGATCCGGTCCAGTAGCTGTCCCCGCGCCTCCTCGTCCGCTAAGAGCTCTCTGGACCGGTCGGTGTCGAACGCGTTGCGTCCCACGACCCGGAGCGGCCCCTGTTCGTATTCCTTTATCAGGTGAATCGGGAGCCGGGAGAGCGTCACCTGAAGGTTGAACGCCGTCTCCGCCTCGTCCTCGGCCGTCACGCTCTGGACCGCGGTGTCGTCGAGCCACCACTGTACCTGCTCCGTGGTAACGTGTGTGGTCATAATCGGCGCTTCGAGACGAGCCCGAAAAAGCCGTCTGCCTGCAAGAGTTGCCGGCGAAGCGGTGAGTCGACTGAGGATGATCGGAAAGCCGGAGCCGCCTTCGCAAGCGAGACGGGGCTCGCTTCGAGTTCGAGAACGCGACCGAGGGTCGGCGCGTAGCCGAATAACCGAGCGCATCTGCCCGCCGTTGCTGCGGAGAGCTGCGGTGCGGTAGCGGAAACCGATACCGTACCGAACTCGCGGCGATGCCGCGAGTTCGGCCTTTTTCATGAACGTTTTTGCGGTGAGCGGTGAGCGCAGAGCGCTCACCCGAACCGCAAAAAGGTTCAGCCGAAGTTCTCGACCTTCGCCTCGTCGCTGTCGACGCCGGCGGCCTCCAGCGCGGCCATCGCGTCGTCTAAGAAGTCCGCGAAGCCGTAGACGAACACCTGCCCGCCGCCGTCGGTCGCCTCGGCGACGGCGTCGGTCAGGTCGGCGTCCTCGTCGAGTACGGTGACGAACACGCCGTCCGCTTCGAGGGCGTCCAGTCGCTCCTCGTGGATGGGGTCGTCATCGCGATAGACGAGGGCGGCCTCGTTACCCTCCTGAAGCGCGCGCTCGGCGATGCCGATCGCGGGGCCGATTCCCGGGCCGCCGGCCAGAAGGACCGCTCGCGATTCGCCCTCGTAGTAGTCGGACCCGAACGGGCCGGAGACGCGGACCTCGTCGCCGGCTTCGAGGTCCGCGAGGTGGGGCGCGACGTCGCCGTCGGGGTCGATGCCGACGGTGATCTCGAACTCGTCGGCCACGTCCGGCGAGGAGATCGTGTAGAAGCGCGACTCGTCCTCGCCGTCGACAGTGAGGGTGAGCTTGACGAACTGACCCGGTTGGGCGTCGAACTCGTCGGGCGTCTCGATGTCGATGGCGACGGAGTCCGGTCCCACCGATCGGACGGCGACGACGGAAAGTGAACGTTCGTCCATATCGACCACGTCGGACGGCGCTGACAAGGGAATTTCGATTGATTCTCCCGGCCGGTGAACATATTTATTCAGTTCCGAGTATCCCGCGCGCGGGCGCACACAGAAGCCTTTTCTTCCCCCACTTGCTACCTCTGCGATAGTATGCCAGAGGACCTCAATTGGGCCATCGGTGGGGAAGCCGGCGATGGCATCGACTCTACCGGGAAGATCTTCGCGCAGGCGCTCTCCCGGGCGGGTCGACACGTTTTCACCTCCAAGGACTTCGCCTCCAGAATCCGGGGCGGCTACACCGCCTACAAGGTTCGAACGTCGGTCGACCGCGTCGAGAGCGTCGTCGACCGACTGGACATCCTCATCGCGCTGACCGAGCGCACCATTCACGAGAACGAGGACGAACTCCACGACGACTCCGTCGTCATCTACGACGGCGAGCGCTCGACGATGCAGGACGTCGAGGTGCCCGGCGACGCCATCGCGCTGGAAGTGCCCCTGAAGCGGCTCGCCGAGGACGCCGGCGGGGCGATCATGCTCAACGTCGTCGCGCTCGGCGCGGCGTGCGAGGTGACGAACTTCCCGATCGAGAACTTAGACGAGAGCCTCCAGAAGCGCTTCGGCGACAAGGGCGAGGCCATCGTCGAGAACAACAAGGAAGCCGCCCGGATGGGCCAGGAGTACGTCCAGGAGGAGTACGACCACGACTTCGGCTACGACGTCGAGACGACCGACGAGGACTACGTCCTACTCAACGGCGACGAGGCCATCGGCATGGGCGCGATCGCCGCCGGCTGCCGGTTCTACGCCGGGTATCCCATCACACCAGCCACGGACGTGATGGAGTATCTGACGGGGCGAATCGACCAATTCGGGGGCAAGGTCGTCCAAGCGGAGGACGAGCTCTCGGCGATCAACATGGCGCTGGGCGCGGCTCGCGCGGGCGCTCGCTCGATGACCGCGACTTCGGGTCCGGGTATCGACCTGATGACCGAGACGTTCGGCCTCGTCGCCACCAGCGAGACGCCGCTGGTCATCTGTGACGTGATGCGCTCGGGTCCCTCGACGGGGATGCCGACCAAGCAGGAACAGGGCGACCTGAACATGACGCTGTACGGCGGCCACGGCGAGATCCCGCGCTTCGTCGTCGCGCCGACCACGATCTCGGAGTGCTTCTGGAAGACCGTCGAGGCGTTCAACTTGGCCGAGAAGTACCAGACGCCGGTGTTCCTGGTCTCGGACCTCGCGCTCGCGGTCACCGAGCAGACGTTCTCGCCCGATACCTTCGACATGGACGAGGTGGAGGTCGACCGCGGCAACGTCGTCGACGAGGAGGACATCGACGCGTACTTGGACGAACAGGGCCGCTTCCAGGCGCACTTCCCGGCCGCCGACGGCGTTTCGCCGCGGGCGTTCCCCGGCACCGCCGACGGCGCGCACATGACGACCGGGCTGGAACACGACGAGCTCGGCCGCCGGACCGAGGACACCGAGGTCCGCATCGAGCAGGTCGACAAGCGCCAGCGGAAGGTCGACACCGCCCGCGAGCAGGAGGAGTTCGACTATCGCGAGTACGGCGACCCCGACGCCGACACGCTGATCATCTCGTGGGGGTCGAACGAGGGGGCGATGCGCGAGGGACTCTCCTTCCTCGAGGAGGAGGGCTACGACATCCGCTTCATCTCGGTCCCGTACATCTTCCCGCGCCCGGACCTGACCGAGGAGGTCGAGGCGGCCGAGGAGGTCATCGTCGTGGAGTGTAACGCCACCGGACAGTTCGCCGACGTCATCGAACACGACGTGCTCGAGCGCGTCGAGCGCGTCAACAAGTACAACGGCGTGCGGTTCAAAGCGGACGAACTGGCGACGGAGATCAAGGAAGCGCTTGGCGACGACGCCAGCACACAGGAGGTCGAAGCAGAATGAGCTCAGACATCAGATTCACGGACTTCAAGTCCGACAAGCAACCGACGTGGTGTCCTGGCTGCGGTGACTTCGGGACGATGAACGGCATGATGAAAGCGCTGGCCGAGACGGGCAACTCCCCCGACGACACGTTCGTCGTGGCGGGGATCGGCTGTTCCGGGAAGATCGGGACGTACATGCACAGCTACGCGCTGCACGGCGTCCACGGCCGCGCCCTGCCGGTCGGTATCGGCGTGAAGATGGCCAACCCGGACCTCGAAGTGATGGTCGCGGGCGGCGACGGCGACGGCTACTCCATCGGTGCGGGCCACTTCATCCACGCAGTGCGCCGGAACGTCGACATGACCTACGTCGTCATGGACAACCGCATCTACGGCCTGACGAAGGGGCAGGCCTCGCCGACCTCGCGCGAGGACTTCGAGACGTCGACTTCGCCGGACGGCCCGAACCAGCCGCCGGTCAACCCGAAGGCGCTGGCGCTGTCGGCCGGCGCGACGTTCATCGCGCAGTCCTTCTCCTCGAACTCCCAGCGCCACGCCGAGATCGTCCAGAAGGCCATCGAGCACGACGGCTTCGGCTTCGTCAACGTCTACTCGCCGTGCGTGACGTTCAACGACGTGGACACGTACGACTACTTCCGCGACACCATCGTGGACTTAGACGAGACGGACCACGACTCGACGGACCGCGACCAGGCCAAGGACAAGATCATGGAGAGCGACAAGGAGTACATGGGCGTCCTCTACCAGGACGAGAGCTCGGTGGGCTTCGAGGAGCGCGAGGGCGTCGAGGGGTCGATGGCCGAGATCCCCGACGGCGCGCCCGACGGCGCGACGGACCTCGTCCGCGAGTTCTACTGAGACCGCCGACGTAGCGTCGATCGAGACAGATTCGACGCGCGGTTTTTCCCCCGACGGCGACGGGTAGTTCCCAGGCACGTGCAAGCCTGTCGCTTAGACGGGTGGCCGGGATACGTACGGGTATGCGACTTGCCAATCCGCACCACCCAGTGGCGTCGTGGGCAGCGACCGATCCCGTCGTCACCGCCCGGACCGGGTGACGAAGGTGTCCTTATCCGATCGTCCGAACGGGACCTGGCTCGACTTCGCGGTGAATCTCATCCCGCTGTGTATTCTCGTCGGACTCGTAGCGGTGTTCTTACCGGTCGTCCCCTGGGAGTTGAACCGCTGGCTCGTGTTCTGGGAGCGGTTCCTGGCGGTGTTCGCCGCCGTCCTGTTGCTGCTGGTGGTCGCCGTGGGAAGTCGGGTGTTCTTCGGTGGCGGCGACCCGTCCGCGAAAGAGCGTTGACGGATACCGTCGGTGTGTTCGCAAGCACGCGATCCCGCATCGGTCGCGAGTTCGCCGGACCTCGTGCGATTCTCTTCAGTGGTGGCCGGGCAACACACTCGGGTCGCCCGAGCGGTAGATGTACTCGACGGCGATGCCGGTCAGCGGCGAGTCGGCGGCCGTGGCCGACTCCTTCGCGAGGTCGAGATACTGTTCGGTGACGTCGACGACGCGGTTGTACGCCGCCTGGTCGTCGGGCGCGAGGAGGTACTCCGCGGTGACGGGCGTCAGCTGTCCCTCGGCGCGGTCGTCGGCGTAGTCGTCCACGTCGTCGAGCCACACCTGCGCGCCGATGATGGCCAGCACGATCGAGCGGGCGAACTCGTCGTCGATATCGAGCCCGGCGAGCCGGTAGAGATCGAGCATCCCGTCGTAGAGGACGCCGACGCGGGCGTACTGGGTCTTGCTGTACGGGAGCCCCTTCTCGGCGGCGGTGAAGGTGGCCGGTTCCTCCTCGTAGTCGGCGAACTTGTACTCCTCGCGGACGGCGTCGACGGCGCTCTCGTCGCCGTCCTCGGCCCGCGTCATCAGCTCGCGGAAGTGGTCGTCGCGCGCCTGATGGGCCTCGGAGTAGTCGACGGCCCACTGGTAGGCGTCGGCGACGACCGACGGCATCTCGTCTAAGAGACCGTCGAGGTGCGACTGCAGGGCGGCCTGTGCCGTCTCGGCGACGCGCCGGGGGTCGGCCGCGACGTCCGTCTCGAAGTCCTCGAACTCGTCGTCGTTGATGGCGTCGCGCATGTCGCCGTCGATCAGCGCCTCGATGGAGAGGCGGGTCATTTGCTCGGCGCGGACGACCCGCTCTCGGGGGGAGAGGTCCGGCACGTCGCCGCCGAGCGCCCCGGTCTCGACCGGTGGAACGCCGGTGGCGATTCCCTCGGTCACCGGGTCCTCGG encodes the following:
- a CDS encoding tRNA sulfurtransferase, which produces MHPPDADVVLVRHGEVGVKSEQVRRKMETRLAENLRAMLDARGLDGTVEQRRNRLFVHTDDPEGVTDAAADTFGVVSASPAAVVDPTLDAIGDALSAATEAHYDGGSFAVDARRAGPADAHPFASTDIESEGGSAVWGAIESLGREPTVDLEDPEFRLFVECRAEEAYVFLEKRAGPAGMPLGTQRPVVALLSGGIDSPVAAWKLMRRGCPVVPVYVDLGDYGGPDHRARALATVETLAAYAPTEPMDAHVVDAGPVVAALAEEMGDLRMLSLRRFMLAAAEAVAEDEGCVGVVTGEAVGQKSSQTAANLAVTDAVATLPVHRPNLALDKTEITELARDIGTFEDSTIDAGCNRVAPELPETDASLSALRAAEPEDLFERARDRASEREVVAIES
- a CDS encoding FAD-dependent oxidoreductase, which codes for MDERSLSVVAVRSVGPDSVAIDIETPDEFDAQPGQFVKLTLTVDGEDESRFYTISSPDVADEFEITVGIDPDGDVAPHLADLEAGDEVRVSGPFGSDYYEGESRAVLLAGGPGIGPAIGIAERALQEGNEAALVYRDDDPIHEERLDALEADGVFVTVLDEDADLTDAVAEATDGGGQVFVYGFADFLDDAMAALEAAGVDSDEAKVENFG
- a CDS encoding 2-oxoacid:acceptor oxidoreductase subunit alpha — protein: MPEDLNWAIGGEAGDGIDSTGKIFAQALSRAGRHVFTSKDFASRIRGGYTAYKVRTSVDRVESVVDRLDILIALTERTIHENEDELHDDSVVIYDGERSTMQDVEVPGDAIALEVPLKRLAEDAGGAIMLNVVALGAACEVTNFPIENLDESLQKRFGDKGEAIVENNKEAARMGQEYVQEEYDHDFGYDVETTDEDYVLLNGDEAIGMGAIAAGCRFYAGYPITPATDVMEYLTGRIDQFGGKVVQAEDELSAINMALGAARAGARSMTATSGPGIDLMTETFGLVATSETPLVICDVMRSGPSTGMPTKQEQGDLNMTLYGGHGEIPRFVVAPTTISECFWKTVEAFNLAEKYQTPVFLVSDLALAVTEQTFSPDTFDMDEVEVDRGNVVDEEDIDAYLDEQGRFQAHFPAADGVSPRAFPGTADGAHMTTGLEHDELGRRTEDTEVRIEQVDKRQRKVDTAREQEEFDYREYGDPDADTLIISWGSNEGAMREGLSFLEEEGYDIRFISVPYIFPRPDLTEEVEAAEEVIVVECNATGQFADVIEHDVLERVERVNKYNGVRFKADELATEIKEALGDDASTQEVEAE
- a CDS encoding 2-oxoacid:ferredoxin oxidoreductase subunit beta, with translation MSSDIRFTDFKSDKQPTWCPGCGDFGTMNGMMKALAETGNSPDDTFVVAGIGCSGKIGTYMHSYALHGVHGRALPVGIGVKMANPDLEVMVAGGDGDGYSIGAGHFIHAVRRNVDMTYVVMDNRIYGLTKGQASPTSREDFETSTSPDGPNQPPVNPKALALSAGATFIAQSFSSNSQRHAEIVQKAIEHDGFGFVNVYSPCVTFNDVDTYDYFRDTIVDLDETDHDSTDRDQAKDKIMESDKEYMGVLYQDESSVGFEEREGVEGSMAEIPDGAPDGATDLVREFY
- a CDS encoding DUF6684 family protein, which codes for MSLSDRPNGTWLDFAVNLIPLCILVGLVAVFLPVVPWELNRWLVFWERFLAVFAAVLLLLVVAVGSRVFFGGGDPSAKER